Proteins from a genomic interval of Desulfofustis limnaeus:
- a CDS encoding AAA family ATPase, with the protein MSIICISRGSYYRGREVAHKVAETLGYGCISRDSLLASSEEFDIPEIKLMRNIQHATRILERYSFGRERFVNFISSAILRHLKNDRHVYHGIAGQFFFYDVQHLLKVRIIADLDDRVASEAVRQNVSVDQARLQLKHDDEERQKWALFLYGIDIVDPSLYDLVINVSSIGVDDAAQLICRAAQLPCYQPTEQSLAKVRDLALAAEVRAALFDFPQAGVNAVDGTVYINVKAPEEQERVIRERISEAAESVDGVGTLEIRVDPYY; encoded by the coding sequence ATGTCGATCATCTGTATTTCGCGGGGGAGTTATTATCGGGGCCGGGAGGTCGCCCATAAGGTGGCTGAAACCCTCGGCTACGGGTGTATATCACGCGATTCTCTGCTTGCTTCCAGTGAAGAGTTCGATATTCCGGAAATAAAATTGATGCGCAATATCCAGCATGCAACGCGGATTCTGGAACGGTACTCATTCGGCCGGGAGCGGTTTGTCAACTTTATCTCTTCGGCCATTCTGCGCCATTTGAAAAACGACCGGCATGTCTATCACGGTATCGCCGGCCAATTCTTCTTCTACGATGTCCAGCATCTTCTGAAAGTACGGATCATCGCCGACCTGGATGATCGGGTGGCCAGCGAGGCGGTACGGCAGAACGTCAGCGTCGATCAGGCGCGTCTGCAGTTGAAGCACGACGACGAGGAGCGCCAGAAATGGGCACTCTTTCTGTATGGTATCGATATCGTTGATCCGAGCCTGTACGATCTGGTGATCAATGTCAGCTCGATCGGGGTCGATGATGCCGCTCAGCTCATTTGCCGGGCCGCGCAGCTGCCTTGTTATCAGCCCACCGAACAATCGCTTGCCAAGGTGAGAGACTTGGCTCTGGCCGCCGAGGTGCGGGCCGCCCTGTTCGATTTTCCACAGGCTGGCGTCAATGCGGTGGACGGTACCGTGTACATCAACGTCAAAGCCCCCGAGGAACAGGAGCGAGTCATCAGGGAGCGTATCAGCGAAGCGGCCGAATCGGTTGACGGGGTCGGTACGCTGGAGATCCGCGTCGATCCCTACTATTGA
- a CDS encoding CooT family nickel-binding protein has product MCQMKVVVEKQGVEQQRYEDVTNLVVDGSTIKISTLFAEAAEVKNAAIRSIDFMGGLVRLQQNG; this is encoded by the coding sequence ATGTGTCAAATGAAAGTGGTTGTGGAAAAACAGGGGGTCGAGCAGCAGCGCTACGAAGATGTGACGAATCTGGTGGTAGACGGCTCGACGATCAAGATTTCGACCCTGTTTGCCGAGGCGGCCGAGGTCAAGAACGCGGCAATTCGTTCGATCGATTTTATGGGCGGCCTGGTTCGGTTGCAGCAAAACGGCTGA
- a CDS encoding ferritin family protein: protein MNVQKIYEYALQREEEGFRFFSDHATNTRHAVIKEIFERLADEEAGHISFIKRHLAATDDSQPANEPDLGGSGWFDQRAAAEQLEQSLSESMLPDVAVLRTAFLIERDLAEFYEMAADRAEGQNRKVFQQLAAWERGHETLFKDLHDRIFKHYTEMPWGG, encoded by the coding sequence ATGAACGTGCAGAAGATTTACGAGTACGCCCTGCAGCGAGAGGAGGAAGGGTTTCGTTTTTTCAGCGATCACGCCACCAACACTCGTCACGCCGTTATCAAAGAGATTTTCGAGAGGCTCGCCGACGAAGAGGCTGGCCACATCTCCTTCATCAAAAGACATCTGGCCGCCACCGACGACAGCCAGCCAGCAAACGAGCCCGATCTCGGCGGAAGCGGGTGGTTCGATCAGCGAGCCGCCGCCGAACAACTCGAGCAGTCGCTGTCGGAATCAATGCTTCCCGACGTTGCGGTGCTGCGCACCGCCTTTCTGATCGAACGCGACCTGGCCGAATTCTACGAGATGGCAGCAGATCGGGCTGAAGGGCAAAACCGGAAGGTTTTCCAGCAACTTGCCGCCTGGGAGCGAGGTCACGAAACCCTGTTCAAAGACCTGCACGACCGGATATTCAAACACTATACCGAGATGCCCTGGGGCGGCTGA
- a CDS encoding (Fe-S)-binding protein, producing MAEAVVKIEGKAKHSLLDEVKHLLPDGNPSLCLTCGLCASGCPATGLEDMDPRKFLRMLVLGMDDEIRASNWPWMCTMCQRCVYVCPMKIDIPQLVFNIRANRPRDERPKGIRGSCDVAVASETLSAMGTPVEDFKFVVNDVLEEYRASQPEFADMQAPIDKDGAEFFINQNSREPMTEPDEMVPLWKILHLAGVDWTYSSKAWAAENYCLFLADNENWERIVRAKAEAADRLRCKTYLNTEUGHVTFAVRAGLKKFNVKHNFETKNIYEYYATWIREGRLQPSSDWNKERGVKFTVQDPCQIVRKSFGDKIADDFRFAIAAAVGEENIVEMWPNKSNNYCCGGGGGFLQSGFKDQRLAYGKIKDDQIKATGAQYCIAGCHNCHSQIHELSHHYGGHYQVVHFWTILALALGILGPNERAYLGDDLREVNVFHPETAL from the coding sequence ATGGCCGAAGCAGTCGTGAAAATTGAAGGGAAGGCCAAGCACTCCCTTCTGGACGAGGTCAAGCACCTACTCCCCGACGGCAATCCCAGTCTCTGTCTCACCTGTGGTCTCTGTGCTTCAGGCTGCCCGGCCACCGGGCTGGAAGACATGGACCCACGCAAATTCCTGCGTATGCTGGTGCTGGGTATGGATGACGAAATCCGCGCCTCCAATTGGCCGTGGATGTGCACCATGTGTCAGCGTTGCGTCTATGTCTGCCCGATGAAAATCGACATCCCGCAGTTGGTCTTCAACATCCGTGCCAACCGCCCACGGGACGAACGTCCGAAAGGGATACGCGGTTCCTGCGACGTGGCCGTGGCCAGCGAGACGCTGAGCGCCATGGGTACCCCGGTGGAGGACTTCAAGTTCGTGGTCAACGACGTGCTGGAGGAATACCGGGCGTCCCAGCCCGAATTCGCCGACATGCAGGCCCCCATCGACAAGGACGGCGCCGAGTTCTTCATCAATCAGAACTCCCGGGAACCCATGACCGAACCGGACGAAATGGTGCCGCTCTGGAAGATCCTGCATCTGGCCGGGGTCGACTGGACCTACAGCAGCAAGGCCTGGGCGGCTGAGAACTACTGCCTGTTCCTGGCAGACAACGAAAACTGGGAACGTATCGTCCGCGCCAAGGCCGAAGCCGCCGACCGGCTCAGGTGCAAGACCTACCTCAACACCGAGTGAGGTCACGTGACCTTTGCAGTCCGGGCCGGACTGAAAAAGTTCAACGTCAAGCACAACTTCGAGACCAAAAACATCTACGAATACTACGCCACATGGATTCGGGAGGGACGGCTGCAACCGAGCTCGGACTGGAACAAGGAACGGGGTGTCAAGTTTACCGTCCAGGACCCCTGCCAGATCGTACGCAAAAGCTTCGGCGACAAGATTGCCGACGATTTTCGCTTTGCCATTGCTGCGGCGGTGGGCGAAGAAAATATCGTCGAGATGTGGCCGAACAAGTCGAACAATTACTGCTGTGGCGGTGGCGGAGGATTTCTTCAATCAGGATTCAAGGATCAGCGGCTGGCCTACGGCAAGATCAAGGACGACCAGATCAAGGCCACCGGCGCCCAGTATTGCATCGCCGGCTGCCACAACTGCCACAGTCAGATCCACGAGCTTTCGCACCACTACGGCGGACATTATCAGGTGGTCCATTTCTGGACCATCCTGGCGCTCGCCCTCGGCATCCTCGGGCCGAACGAGCGGGCGTACCTGGGTGACGACCTCCGGGAGGTCAACGTTTTCCACCCGGAGACGGCCTTGTGA
- a CDS encoding (Fe-S)-binding protein, translating to MQLTKQQVDYCMECGVCTGSCPISYERQGFSPRQMIKRTLVDPDEHLMQSSDLWACLSCSRCSDRCPVGIDFPEFIRLLREKALTTGNAPRLSHHGIFQTITTLQSGTLQQKRTAWAASVGKFRDQGDYFYFVGCAPYHQTVFRYLDLEMLNTAKSILRLLNKVGIEPVLSDDERCCGHDAFWSGERELFATLARKNVETIVRSGAKTVIFGCPEGYATFREHYPAVVGDLPFTIVHATEFLLARLKEAGTIFTAANDGPVTFHDPCRLGRRMGMYEQPRQLLSLVPDCDLREMENNRENAVCCGTTAWMECSSCSKTMQINRLHEAQRTGAETMITACPKCQIHLSCAKSSTDLNLQITDLYQYLSERL from the coding sequence ATGCAGCTCACCAAACAGCAGGTCGATTATTGCATGGAGTGCGGGGTTTGCACCGGCAGCTGCCCCATCAGCTATGAACGGCAGGGATTCTCGCCACGGCAGATGATCAAGCGAACCCTGGTGGACCCCGACGAACACCTCATGCAATCGAGTGATCTCTGGGCCTGCCTGAGTTGTTCGCGCTGCAGCGATCGTTGCCCGGTGGGTATCGACTTCCCCGAGTTCATCCGGTTACTGCGGGAAAAGGCGCTGACCACCGGCAATGCGCCGCGGCTCAGTCATCACGGAATCTTCCAGACCATCACCACCCTTCAGTCAGGCACCCTGCAGCAAAAGCGGACCGCCTGGGCGGCTTCCGTCGGCAAATTCCGCGACCAGGGCGACTATTTTTATTTTGTCGGTTGCGCCCCGTACCACCAGACCGTTTTTCGCTACCTTGACCTGGAGATGCTCAATACCGCCAAATCGATCCTGAGGCTGCTCAACAAAGTCGGGATCGAGCCGGTGCTCAGCGATGATGAGCGTTGCTGCGGCCACGATGCCTTCTGGAGCGGAGAGCGGGAGCTTTTTGCCACCCTGGCCCGGAAAAACGTCGAGACTATCGTCCGTTCCGGAGCCAAGACCGTGATCTTCGGATGTCCGGAGGGCTATGCGACGTTTCGCGAGCATTATCCGGCCGTGGTTGGGGACCTGCCCTTCACCATCGTCCACGCCACTGAGTTTCTCCTCGCCCGGCTCAAGGAAGCAGGTACCATTTTTACCGCAGCGAACGACGGTCCCGTCACCTTTCATGACCCGTGCCGTCTCGGTCGACGGATGGGCATGTACGAACAGCCACGGCAGCTTCTCTCCCTGGTCCCCGATTGCGACCTCAGGGAGATGGAAAACAACCGGGAAAATGCTGTCTGTTGCGGCACCACCGCTTGGATGGAGTGTTCGTCATGTTCGAAGACCATGCAGATCAACCGCCTCCACGAGGCGCAGCGGACCGGTGCCGAAACGATGATAACCGCCTGCCCGAAATGTCAGATTCACCTGAGTTGCGCCAAATCGAGCACCGACCTTAACCTGCAGATCACCGATCTGTATCAGTACCTGTCGGAGCGACTGTAA
- a CDS encoding FAD-dependent oxidoreductase: MKAQQAPTVQGSVMVVGSGIAGMQAALDLADSGFYVYLVEKAASIGGVMAQLDKTFPTNDCAMUVISPKLVEVGRHLNIELKTLCEVKSIGGSAGNFEVELLQHPRFVDMDKCIACGACAEKCPKKVSDAFNAGLDKRKAIYVEYAQAVPLKYAIDKENCLYFTKNGKCGFCKKVCPADAVDFDQREQTVTLNVGSVIVAPGFTTYDPTGLDTYQYGRFANVVTSLEMERLLSATGPFQGHLIRPSDHREPKKIAWLQCIGSRDINKCGHGYCSSVCCMYAVKEAVIAKEHAGAELDTAIFFMDMRTYGKEFESYYERAKNEKGVRFIRSRVHSIVEDRETKDLSLRYVDEAGNVLDERFDLVVLSVGMESSPQLVELAERVGIELNDDRFAATRTFSPVQTSRDGIYVCGAFQEPKDIPYSVMEASAAACGAEATLARARGTLTRSKTYPQEQATTGEETRIGVFVCNCGTNIGGIVDVPGVAAMARTLPGVAYVEENLFTCSQDSQDRIRDTIKKEKLNRVVVAACTPRTHEDLFQETLRDAGLNKYLFEMANIRNQCSWVHSGDKGAATDKAKGLVRMAVARARLITPLPQPSIGVTKSALVVGGGIAGMTAALGLAEQGFPVHLVERSDVLGGNARHLIATWEGESVADNLASLTESVQNHHLIQVHRQSQVQHASGFIGNFETTIAATDDPTKTFTVRHGAVIVATGAREYVPTEYRYGTDDRVLTHLDYDRASQAGDKRITGAESIAFIQCVGSREPQRPYCSKVCCTHTIKAALACKKRNPEMNVFVYYRDIRTYGRRESLYKEARELGVIFIRYDREHKPQVHSEADGLYITARDHVLGMDLELRVDLLVLAAAIVAGDNEALAKLFKLSSSNDHFSNEAHAKLRPVEFATAGIFLAGMAHYPKPIEESITQASAAASRAAVTLAQDSITVDGVVSQVDHFMCRGCGECERACPFNAIAVETASDGSRVAAVKEALCKGCGMCAVACPTGAASVRHYHDQEVLTMVEAAFD, translated from the coding sequence ATGAAAGCTCAACAAGCGCCAACCGTTCAGGGCTCGGTGATGGTTGTCGGCAGCGGCATTGCCGGTATGCAGGCCGCACTCGACCTTGCCGATTCCGGTTTTTACGTCTATCTGGTGGAAAAGGCCGCTTCCATCGGCGGGGTCATGGCCCAGTTGGACAAGACCTTTCCCACCAATGACTGTGCGATGTGAGTCATCTCACCGAAACTGGTCGAGGTCGGCCGGCACCTGAACATCGAACTAAAAACTCTGTGTGAAGTTAAGTCCATCGGCGGCAGCGCCGGGAACTTCGAAGTGGAGTTGCTGCAGCACCCACGCTTTGTCGACATGGACAAGTGCATCGCCTGCGGCGCCTGTGCCGAGAAATGCCCGAAAAAGGTGAGCGACGCCTTCAATGCCGGACTGGACAAGCGGAAAGCCATCTACGTGGAATATGCCCAGGCTGTACCGCTCAAATATGCCATCGACAAGGAAAACTGCCTCTACTTCACGAAGAATGGGAAATGCGGCTTCTGCAAGAAGGTCTGTCCCGCCGACGCTGTTGATTTCGACCAGCGCGAGCAAACCGTCACCCTCAACGTGGGGTCGGTAATTGTCGCCCCGGGTTTCACCACCTACGATCCCACCGGTCTGGACACCTATCAGTACGGTCGCTTCGCCAACGTGGTCACGTCGCTGGAGATGGAGCGCCTGCTCAGCGCCACCGGTCCCTTCCAGGGTCACCTGATCCGGCCGTCCGACCACCGGGAGCCGAAGAAGATTGCCTGGCTCCAATGTATCGGCTCGCGTGATATCAACAAATGCGGACACGGGTACTGCTCGTCGGTCTGCTGCATGTACGCCGTCAAGGAGGCGGTGATCGCCAAGGAACACGCCGGCGCGGAGTTGGATACCGCCATCTTTTTCATGGATATGCGCACCTACGGCAAAGAGTTCGAGAGCTACTACGAGCGTGCCAAAAATGAGAAGGGGGTCAGGTTCATCCGCTCGCGGGTCCACTCCATCGTCGAGGACCGGGAGACCAAAGACCTGTCGCTGCGCTACGTGGATGAGGCGGGAAACGTCCTGGATGAGCGCTTTGACCTGGTGGTATTGTCGGTCGGCATGGAATCGTCACCGCAACTGGTGGAACTGGCCGAACGCGTGGGCATCGAACTCAACGACGACCGCTTCGCCGCTACCCGCACCTTCTCCCCGGTGCAGACCTCGCGCGACGGCATCTATGTCTGTGGGGCCTTCCAGGAACCGAAAGACATCCCCTATTCGGTCATGGAGGCCAGCGCTGCCGCCTGCGGCGCCGAGGCGACCCTGGCCCGGGCCCGTGGGACCCTGACCCGGAGCAAGACCTATCCGCAGGAGCAGGCGACGACCGGCGAGGAGACACGCATTGGCGTCTTTGTCTGCAATTGCGGCACCAACATCGGTGGCATCGTCGATGTCCCAGGGGTAGCGGCAATGGCCCGCACCTTGCCCGGCGTCGCTTACGTGGAGGAAAACCTGTTCACCTGCAGCCAGGACAGCCAGGACCGGATCCGCGACACCATCAAGAAGGAGAAGCTCAACCGGGTTGTCGTCGCCGCCTGCACACCACGCACGCACGAAGACCTCTTCCAGGAGACCCTGCGCGACGCCGGGCTGAACAAATACCTTTTTGAGATGGCCAATATCCGCAACCAGTGTTCCTGGGTTCACTCCGGAGACAAGGGGGCGGCCACCGACAAGGCCAAGGGCCTGGTACGCATGGCCGTGGCTCGAGCCCGGCTGATCACGCCGTTACCGCAACCCTCCATCGGCGTGACCAAGAGCGCCCTGGTGGTCGGCGGCGGCATCGCCGGCATGACCGCGGCCCTAGGGTTGGCCGAGCAGGGATTCCCCGTCCATCTGGTGGAACGAAGCGATGTCCTGGGCGGCAACGCCCGCCATTTGATCGCCACCTGGGAAGGCGAGTCGGTGGCCGACAATCTGGCCTCGCTGACCGAATCGGTCCAGAATCACCACCTGATTCAGGTCCATCGCCAATCCCAGGTGCAACACGCCAGCGGCTTCATCGGCAATTTCGAGACCACCATCGCCGCAACCGACGATCCGACTAAGACCTTCACCGTCCGCCATGGAGCGGTGATCGTCGCCACCGGCGCCCGGGAGTACGTGCCGACCGAATACCGCTACGGCACCGACGACCGCGTCCTGACCCATCTCGACTACGACCGGGCTAGCCAAGCCGGGGATAAACGAATCACCGGCGCCGAGTCCATCGCCTTCATCCAGTGTGTCGGCTCGCGGGAACCGCAACGCCCCTATTGCTCCAAGGTCTGCTGCACCCATACCATCAAAGCGGCCTTGGCCTGCAAGAAGCGCAACCCGGAGATGAATGTCTTCGTCTATTACCGCGACATCCGCACCTACGGTCGCCGTGAATCCTTGTACAAGGAGGCCCGGGAGCTGGGTGTCATCTTCATCCGCTACGACCGTGAGCACAAGCCGCAGGTCCACAGCGAGGCCGACGGCCTCTATATCACCGCCCGGGATCATGTCCTGGGCATGGATCTGGAGCTGCGGGTCGACCTGCTGGTCCTGGCCGCCGCCATTGTCGCTGGTGACAACGAAGCCCTGGCCAAACTGTTCAAACTGTCATCCAGCAACGACCATTTCTCCAACGAGGCGCACGCCAAGCTGCGTCCGGTGGAATTCGCCACCGCCGGAATTTTCCTGGCCGGCATGGCCCATTACCCCAAACCAATCGAAGAGAGCATCACCCAGGCCAGTGCCGCAGCCTCCCGGGCAGCGGTGACGCTGGCCCAGGATTCGATCACCGTCGACGGCGTGGTATCACAGGTCGACCATTTCATGTGTCGCGGTTGCGGCGAATGCGAGCGGGCCTGCCCGTTCAACGCCATCGCCGTGGAAACCGCCAGCGACGGCAGCAGGGTGGCTGCCGTCAAGGAGGCTCTGTGCAAAGGCTGCGGCATGTGTGCCGTCGCCTGCCCGACCGGAGCGGCCAGCGTCCGCCACTATCACGACCAAGAGGTGCTGACCATGGTGGAGGCCGCCTTTGACTGA
- a CDS encoding hydrogenase iron-sulfur subunit, translated as MSAAFEPKIIAFACNWCAYSAADLAGVSRFQYPPNLRIIRIMCSGRINPNFLLKGFENGADGVLVAGUHIGDCHYLDGNAKAEKVFAAAREVAETLGIEPGRLRLEWISSAEGTKFAEVAADFTRQIKALGPLRIGTPA; from the coding sequence ATGTCCGCAGCATTCGAACCGAAAATCATTGCCTTTGCCTGCAATTGGTGCGCCTACTCCGCCGCCGACCTGGCCGGTGTCAGCAGGTTCCAGTATCCACCGAACCTGCGGATCATCAGGATCATGTGTTCGGGCCGCATCAATCCGAACTTCCTGCTCAAGGGCTTTGAAAACGGTGCCGACGGCGTACTCGTCGCCGGCTGACATATTGGTGACTGCCATTACCTGGACGGTAATGCCAAAGCAGAAAAGGTCTTCGCGGCCGCCCGCGAGGTGGCGGAGACGCTTGGTATCGAACCGGGCCGGCTCCGTCTGGAATGGATATCCTCAGCGGAAGGAACGAAGTTTGCCGAGGTAGCCGCTGATTTCACCCGGCAGATCAAGGCGCTCGGTCCACTGCGGATCGGCACACCGGCCTGA
- a CDS encoding FAD-dependent oxidoreductase, which translates to MYKDMLVIGGGIAGIQSSLDLAEMGFKVHLVERLPSIGGKMAQLDKTFPTNDCAI; encoded by the coding sequence GTGTATAAGGACATGCTCGTCATCGGCGGTGGTATCGCCGGCATCCAGTCCTCGCTGGATCTGGCCGAAATGGGGTTCAAGGTACATCTGGTCGAACGGCTGCCGAGCATCGGCGGCAAGATGGCCCAGTTGGACAAGACCTTCCCGACCAACGACTGCGCCATCTGA
- a CDS encoding 4Fe-4S binding protein codes for MLDVGRHPHIELLAYSEVEAVEGSAGCFTATIRKKARYVDSAKCTGCAACTEVCPTIVADRYNENHSTRKAIYSWFAQGIPSTHTIDTDHCRVFQGKKCGACQKKCEAGAIDFEQRDQVIKLEVGAVIVANGYQVFDPSRIPEYRYRDLPNVVTAMEFERFLSASGPTHGHVYRPSDLAVRNEIAALEKQEARARRGLARFEEKHGQSSEAFYQQQRSGGQPAEADLQQWLEKYEEYLPLKTRLDALQEQAKTIRTAKKLAFIQCVGSRDLRFYPFCSGFCCMHSIKEAIIAHEHDNDTTSVIFGMDIRAVSKGFEEYKVRGGNKSNINYRRSRVAEIVSDANHNPVLVYEDTKEQRVKRETFDLVILATACQPADGMADLAGVLGIDLNQFGFFATSPENPVDTSREGIFVCGCAHSPMDIPESVAQASSAASRAVQAVTQANLLTVV; via the coding sequence ATGCTGGATGTCGGTCGACATCCCCATATCGAATTACTGGCGTACAGCGAAGTGGAAGCGGTGGAGGGGAGTGCCGGCTGTTTCACCGCCACCATCCGCAAAAAGGCCCGTTACGTGGATTCCGCTAAATGCACTGGTTGTGCAGCCTGCACCGAGGTCTGTCCGACGATCGTGGCGGACCGGTACAACGAAAATCACTCCACCCGCAAGGCCATTTACAGCTGGTTCGCCCAAGGCATCCCGTCCACCCATACCATCGACACCGATCATTGTCGTGTCTTCCAGGGGAAAAAATGCGGGGCCTGCCAGAAGAAGTGCGAAGCGGGTGCCATCGATTTCGAACAACGTGACCAGGTGATCAAACTGGAGGTGGGCGCCGTCATCGTGGCCAACGGCTACCAGGTGTTCGACCCAAGCCGGATCCCGGAATATCGTTATCGGGATCTGCCCAACGTGGTGACGGCCATGGAGTTTGAGCGGTTTCTCAGCGCCAGCGGACCCACCCATGGCCACGTCTACCGCCCCTCGGACCTGGCCGTGCGCAACGAGATCGCCGCCCTGGAAAAACAAGAAGCGCGGGCCCGGCGCGGCCTGGCCCGCTTTGAGGAGAAACACGGGCAGAGCTCGGAAGCCTTCTACCAGCAACAGCGCAGCGGCGGCCAACCGGCCGAAGCGGACCTGCAGCAATGGCTGGAGAAATACGAGGAATACCTGCCGCTGAAGACCCGGCTCGACGCCCTGCAGGAACAGGCAAAGACCATCCGTACCGCAAAGAAACTGGCCTTCATCCAGTGTGTCGGCTCGCGAGATCTGCGATTTTACCCGTTTTGCTCCGGATTCTGCTGCATGCACTCGATCAAAGAGGCGATCATTGCCCACGAGCATGACAACGATACCACCTCGGTGATCTTCGGCATGGATATTCGCGCGGTTAGCAAAGGGTTCGAGGAGTACAAGGTGCGCGGCGGCAACAAATCCAACATCAACTATCGGCGTAGCCGGGTTGCCGAGATCGTCAGCGACGCCAACCACAATCCGGTGCTCGTCTATGAGGACACGAAAGAGCAGCGGGTCAAACGGGAGACCTTCGACCTGGTCATCCTGGCCACCGCCTGCCAGCCGGCCGACGGCATGGCCGACTTGGCCGGGGTCCTCGGCATCGACCTGAACCAGTTCGGCTTTTTTGCCACCAGTCCGGAAAACCCCGTCGACACCTCCCGGGAAGGTATCTTCGTCTGCGGCTGCGCCCACAGCCCCATGGACATTCCCGAATCGGTGGCCCAGGCCAGCAGCGCCGCATCCCGGGCGGTACAGGCGGTAACCCAGGCGAATCTACTCACGGTCGTGTAA
- a CDS encoding CoB--CoM heterodisulfide reductase iron-sulfur subunit A family protein, which translates to MKKEQRKDEDLRIGVFICDCGSNIAGHLDCSSVTDYAATLPGVVYTKENLYTCSESGIHEIQDAIKKHNLNRVVVASCSPRTHFPLFSSSCAQAGMNPYLFEMVNIRDQCSWVHMGQRGIATAKAKDLVRMGVAKSAGLEPQQEIESSLIRKILVIGGGIAGLSAAQALRGMGLEVLLVEQENELGGLLRQLNVLDDGSSAADQVAALAARVCAADGITVRTGATVAAINGYIGNFTATIEHEGQQHEETVGCIVVATGAIPLLEAGLLGHNGTSVITQMELEQRLKQGPLQASRIVMIQCAGSRNEEREYCSRICCATAVKNAMLIKRAMPLANVRILYRDMQMYGDVKEKMLWDARGLGVGFEVYDADKEIQVRDGSVVFHQAVLGETKELPCDLVVLATPLVPRPESATVAGLMRVPTDKNGFFLEAHAKLRPLDFAADGIFVCGSARFPATSVEARTQGIGVAARVAAILFKDKLIKSAIVAQVDETSCVGCMGCLNVCPYEAIKYDSKKRVCVVQEILCKGCGNCAATCPSHSIILRGYRPEQLLAQIRAL; encoded by the coding sequence ATGAAAAAGGAGCAACGCAAAGACGAGGACCTGCGCATCGGCGTCTTCATCTGTGACTGCGGTTCAAACATCGCCGGACATCTGGACTGTTCGTCGGTCACCGATTACGCCGCCACCCTGCCCGGTGTCGTCTATACCAAGGAAAATCTCTATACCTGCTCGGAGTCGGGTATCCACGAGATCCAGGACGCCATCAAGAAGCACAACCTCAACCGGGTGGTGGTCGCCTCCTGCTCGCCGCGCACCCATTTTCCGCTCTTTTCCAGTTCCTGCGCCCAGGCAGGCATGAACCCCTACCTGTTCGAGATGGTCAACATCCGCGATCAATGTTCGTGGGTGCATATGGGCCAACGGGGCATCGCCACCGCCAAGGCCAAAGATCTGGTGCGTATGGGCGTGGCCAAGAGTGCCGGCCTCGAACCGCAGCAGGAGATCGAATCGTCGCTGATCCGCAAGATCCTGGTAATCGGCGGCGGCATCGCCGGCTTGTCTGCAGCACAAGCCTTGCGCGGCATGGGTTTGGAAGTGTTGCTGGTCGAGCAGGAGAACGAACTGGGCGGTCTGCTGCGCCAGCTCAACGTGCTTGACGACGGTTCATCCGCGGCCGATCAGGTGGCCGCTCTGGCGGCGCGGGTCTGTGCCGCCGACGGCATCACCGTCCGGACCGGGGCCACGGTAGCCGCAATCAACGGCTACATCGGCAATTTCACCGCCACCATCGAACACGAAGGCCAGCAACACGAGGAAACGGTCGGCTGCATCGTCGTCGCCACCGGCGCCATTCCGCTCTTGGAGGCAGGCCTGCTCGGCCACAACGGCACCTCGGTGATCACCCAGATGGAGTTGGAGCAGCGGCTCAAACAAGGTCCCTTGCAGGCGTCGCGGATCGTCATGATCCAATGCGCCGGCTCGCGTAACGAAGAACGGGAATACTGTTCCCGGATCTGCTGCGCCACGGCGGTGAAAAACGCTATGTTGATCAAGCGCGCCATGCCGCTGGCTAACGTCCGGATTCTCTACCGCGACATGCAGATGTACGGCGACGTCAAAGAAAAGATGCTGTGGGACGCCCGGGGGCTCGGAGTCGGGTTCGAGGTCTACGACGCCGACAAAGAGATCCAGGTCAGGGACGGCTCGGTCGTCTTCCACCAGGCGGTACTCGGTGAAACCAAGGAGTTGCCCTGCGACCTGGTGGTGCTTGCCACGCCTTTGGTCCCACGACCCGAGAGCGCGACGGTGGCCGGCTTGATGCGGGTGCCCACGGACAAAAACGGCTTTTTCCTGGAAGCCCACGCCAAGCTGCGTCCGCTCGATTTTGCCGCCGACGGCATCTTCGTCTGCGGCAGCGCCCGCTTCCCCGCCACCTCCGTGGAAGCGCGGACCCAAGGCATCGGCGTTGCGGCACGGGTAGCCGCCATCCTGTTCAAGGACAAGCTGATCAAAAGCGCCATCGTCGCCCAAGTTGACGAGACATCCTGCGTCGGCTGCATGGGCTGCCTCAACGTCTGCCCCTACGAGGCAATCAAGTACGACAGCAAAAAACGAGTCTGCGTGGTCCAGGAGATCCTCTGCAAAGGGTGCGGCAACTGCGCCGCCACCTGCCCGTCGCACAGCATCATCCTCAGGGGCTACCGGCCCGAACAGTTATTGGCCCAGATCCGGGCGTTGTAA